From Glycine max cultivar Williams 82 chromosome 11, Glycine_max_v4.0, whole genome shotgun sequence, the proteins below share one genomic window:
- the LOC100776542 gene encoding cytosolic sulfotransferase 15 encodes MALTKFTKIQSGGGGGEEVIEDDKISQQSTELILSLPREKGWRTPYVYLFQGFWCQPHEIQAIITFQKHFQAKDSDVLVATVPKSGTTWLKALTFATVSRHNFSSFNKNHPLLNFNPHDLVPFFEYTVYDKHDKVPDLSNMHEPRLFGTHVPFASLSKSIKESNCKVIYICRNPFDTFISSWFFANKIKPGSLPTLALDEAFEMYCKGVVGFGPFWTHMLGYWKESIEKPNKVLFLMYEDLKGDINFHLKRVAEFLGCPFTLEEENRGVIENIIKLCSFQKMKELEVNKSGTFGRNFENKFLFRKGEIGDWVNYLSPSMAQKLTKVMEDKLGGSGLTFRMNS; translated from the coding sequence ATGGCTCTAACAAAGTTTACAAAAATCCAAtcaggtggtggtggtggagaggAAGTAATTGAAGATGACAAAATAAGCCAACAAAGTACGGAGCTAATTCTCTCCCTTCCAAGAGAGAAAGGTTGGAGAACACCATATGTGTATCTATTCCAAGGGTTTTGGTGCCAACCACATGAAATACAAGCCATAATCACTTTTCAAAAGCACTTTCAAGCCAAGGACAGTGATGTTCTTGTGGCCACTGTGCCAAAATCAGGCACCACATGGTTGAAGGCCCTTACCTTTGCCACTGTGAGCCGCCACAACTTTTCTTCCTTCAACAAGAACCACCCTCTTCTCAATTTCAATCCCCATGACCTTGTACCCTTTTTTGAGTACACAGTTTATGATAAGCATGACAAGGTTCCTGACTTGTCCAACATGCATGAGCCAAGACTCTTTGGAACTCATGTTCCATTTGCTTCATTGTCCAAATCAATCAAAGAGTCCAATTGCAAGGTAATCTACATCTGCAGGAACCCTTTTGACACTTTCATCTCTTCTTGGTTTTTTGCCAACAAAATCAAGCCAGGGTCACTACCCACATTGGCACTTGATGAGGCTTTTGAAATGTACTGTAAAGGGGTGGTTGGTTTTGGCCCATTTTGGACTCACATGCTTGGTTATTGGAAGGAGAGCATAGAGAAACCAAACAAGGTTCTGTTCTTGATGTATGAGGACCTCAAAGGGGACATCAATTTTCACCTGAAAAGGGTAGCTGAGTTCTTGGGTTGTCCTTTCACCTTGGAGGAAGAAAATAGAGGTGTGATTGAGAACATAATCAAGTTGTGTAGCtttcagaaaatgaaggaaTTAGAGGTAAATAAGTCTGGTACATTTGGCAGGAACtttgaaaataagtttttgttCAGGAAGGGTGAAATAGGGGATTGGGTTAATTATCTTTCGCCTTCGATGGCGCAGAAATTAACCAAAGTCATGGAAGACAAGTTAGGTGGGTCTGGTTTGACATTTAGAATGAACTCTTAA